A segment of the Candidatus Marinarcus aquaticus genome:
CAGTTAAATAAACTTATTCCTGTTTTAAAAGTAAATGAACATCAAAATATGATTGAGAAAGATACGGTATTGATTAAGTTCCCAATTGACCAAGATATCAGTAATATCGATGTCATTGCACGGGCATATCATGGATCCATTCAAAACGTAACTGAAGATGCTATTTTTGTATCAGCAACAGATTCTCCAAGTAGAGTTGCTAATTTTATCACGGTTATGCAAAAGTTCCAACCACTCGAGATTGTTCGAAGTGGCGTGGTTGCAATGGAGCGATAGGTTTAATTGACACAAAACCGTTTTAATTGCTTTTAAAGGCCTTTATTTGGTAGAATACTGCCATATAAAGGCCATTTTTTTTATAAGGATACTCATTGACACTTCAAGAATTCATAAACTATTTAAATATTGAGTCTCAACACACTTCAGATATTGAAATCACAGGATTAAACACACTTCAAGATGCAACATCTTCTCAAATTAGCTTTTTAGAGAATAAAAAATATACTCATGAATTAGAAAAAACCAATGCAGGAGCTGTTCTTGTAACACAAGAGTTAGCACACTTGGTTCCTAAAAACTGCATTGCA
Coding sequences within it:
- the ilvN gene encoding acetolactate synthase small subunit, giving the protein MNNFNHYYDSEEIRRVVSVIVLNEDNVLSRIVGLFSARGYNIDSLTVAPIPQSEYSRITIVTNGDRRIIDQIVKQLNKLIPVLKVNEHQNMIEKDTVLIKFPIDQDISNIDVIARAYHGSIQNVTEDAIFVSATDSPSRVANFITVMQKFQPLEIVRSGVVAMER